The nucleotide window GCTGGTTGTCGGTCTCGGAGGCGGTGGTCCAATTGAGTTGGACTTCGCGATCGCCGGCGAGGGCCGAGAAGTCGAGCAGATTGACGGCCAGCTGCCGCTCGAAGGTGAGGCAGAAGCAACCGTCGCACCAGCCGAAGATCTCGATCGTCCACGTCGGATTGGGTCCGTCGTGGGCATGACACAGCAGGATATCGAGACACAAATCATTCGACAGTCCGTAGTAGCAACTGTCGTTGAAGCCGTCGCCGCCCAGAATCAGGGTATCCGGCGGAGTGAGCGGATCACAGACGACATCACAGTTGGTCTGCGTCGGAGCGCAGCCATTGCCCCAGACCAGGACCGGCGTGGCCTCGAATCCGGGACGTCCACCACCTTCGAGGGTGATGGTGAAGAAATCACCGGCGCAGACCTGAAAACAGCGCGAGTCACCGGGGTGCATGAAGATGTTTCCGGATTCGCAGGCATACCCGGACGCGGCCATCAGCACCGTCAGCAGTCCGATCAAAAAGATCTTTTTCATCATACAAAGTCTCCCGGGGTGGTGTTCACGTTTCAAGCTTCGTTCACATATCCCAAGGGGGGACTTACTTCATGTAGACGAACTTTTTGGTGTCACTGAAGGTGCCGGCGTTGAGGGTGTACATATAGAGCCCTGTGGCGAGACCTTCGGCGGACCAATTGATCGTGTGGACACCGGCGTCCATGTTACGGTCGAGAACGGTGGCGACTTCGCGCCCGAGCAGATCGAAGACCTTCAGCGAGACGCGCTCGGTGTTCAGGATGCTGAACGAGAAGCTGGTCTGGCTGTTGAAGGGATTCGGGAAGTTCTGGGCCAGGGCGTAGCTGCCGACGAGGCCGGACTGCGGCGTGGCGCTCTTCACGACGGCGACACCGCCTTCATGATAGACGTGGTTGCCGTTGGCATCGACCCAGTTGAGCTTGTAGTAGTAGGTGACGCCGTTGACGACGTTGTTGTCGGTCCAGTTGTAGTTGCGCGCGGTGGTGCTATTTCCGGCGGCTTCCCCGCGATAGACTTCCTCAAAGACGGCCTCGGGCGCGCTGGAGGTTGAGCGGGAGATTACGAACTGGTTGGTGTTGATTTCGGAGCCGGTCGCCCAGTTGAGGGTCACGCTCCGGTCGCCGGCGACGGCATCAAAGCCCGCCATCTCGACGGGGAGGACGAAGTCAGAGCGCCAGATGCAGACGCAGCCGGGGCCTTCGCCGCAATAGGTCATGACCAGAAAGATACGGCAGCCGGGGAAGACGCGGATCCGATAGGTGAACAGGCTGGTGTCCA belongs to candidate division KSB1 bacterium and includes:
- a CDS encoding T9SS type A sorting domain-containing protein yields the protein MMKKIFLIGLLTVLMAASGYACESGNIFMHPGDSRCFQVCAGDFFTITLEGGGRPGFEATPVLVWGNGCAPTQTNCDVVCDPLTPPDTLILGGDGFNDSCYYGLSNDLCLDILLCHAHDGPNPTWTIEIFGWCDGCFCLTFERQLAVNLLDFSALAGDREVQLNWTTASETDNQRFEIVRNGNTVTTLEGAGNSTTERHYSWTDSDVVNGTEYSYELVAVDVNGNRGVLDQTAATPNSTVGVVTEYALLQNFPNPFNPETQIAFDLLQDGFASLKVYNLLGQQIASLANSNMSAGHHVVSFDGSAFASGVYLYKLDVNGFSATKKFVLLK
- a CDS encoding T9SS type A sorting domain-containing protein, yielding MNRSRTIFTALAVLMMAVSCLATEYAFMGFDVATQMMTAYVRTDQGTFHANVYMDQSNPGGAIGYYNGYADNVDEFYCDADLSPWDPNRTFHVPDGEINVISTIIQLLDADYNPVGAPIEVNDTLVANLDEQSQSGWYTYRQGDCTPVLPDTIRINSSFCATICHGTYSIPIYCEAEGYDPNLVQVTVTNGCDPNETHCDDPNCPRVDTSLFTYRIRVFPGCRIFLVMTYCGEGPGCVCIWRSDFVLPVEMAGFDAVAGDRSVTLNWATGSEINTNQFVISRSTSSAPEAVFEEVYRGEAAGNSTTARNYNWTDNNVVNGVTYYYKLNWVDANGNHVYHEGGVAVVKSATPQSGLVGSYALAQNFPNPFNSQTSFSFSILNTERVSLKVFDLLGREVATVLDRNMDAGVHTINWSAEGLATGLYMYTLNAGTFSDTKKFVYMK